The DNA segment GCTACCTTAATTGAGAAAATCTTCTTGGGTCATGTTTGGATTCATTTCACATTAAAAAATTCTCTCACAAGTTGAAGATAGCATAAATATAAGTTAATCAGTAATTTTTCTCtctaaaaactgtttttaactaATGCATAAAATAATTGTAGCTTATGTTAGAAAGTTAAATCATTTTACCTTTTTTTCTCTATAACAAGTGTAGATTAAGAAATTTATCTAAGTAGAGCTCTGATGAGTGTCTTATGAGCACTGATTAAAAATATTCAgtaaaaacaattcaaatattCTGATAAATGCTTTTAATTACTCAAAACAATggttattaaatgtttttctgtctttttatataatgatatctgatatttttgtctttttccAGGCTTTTGAAGTAAATGGCCTTGGTTACTACCGCTGAAGTGTGTGATGCGAACCCACAGTTAATTTTGAGTGGGGAGCTTCGTGCCCTTAAGCCAATTTTTCAGATTTATGGTCGTCGACAGGTATTCTCTGGACCTATAGTTACCTTGAAGGTGTTTGAAGACAACGTTTTGGTTCGTGAGTTCCTTGAAGAGAAAGGCAACGGAAGAGTGCTTGTTGTTGATGGAGGAGGGAGTTTGCGCTGTGCCATTTTGGGTGGCAACCCTGTCGTACAAGCTCAAAACAATGGATGGGCCGGTATTGTTGTGAATGGATGTATAAGAGATGTGGATGAGATCAATGGTTGTGATATTGGGGTGAGAGCCCTAGGCTCCCATCCCATGAAGGCCAATAAGAAAGGCATGGGGGAAAAGCATGTTCCCATAAATATTGCTGGGACAAGGATCTCTGATGGGGAATGGCTATATGCAGACACTGATGGAATTCTGATCTCTCGAACCGAGCTGTCTGTTTGATTTCAATTCATGTAAGGACTACATTTATGTGACACCACGACCTAGTCTAGTACTGCTTTTTGTATAAGCGATAAAATCcccttgatgatgatgatagTTGGTTGGAGTGTCTGTCCATTTCATACCAACATTATCTCTGTTTTTAATTGCTGCACGAAAGCTTGTTTCCCCCCCATAAATTAAGTTAATGGTTGTCTGTTACCGAGTTTGGAGAGATTTAAGTACAGTAGTATATACATATCCATATTTTGACCAAATGATCTTATTGTACTATGATGTAAAATAATGTTCCACTCTGGAGGCCCGACGAAGCAGCAAAGATTGGTAtctttttctataaatttgGTAGGATTTTTCTGTCCTTGTCTCATGTTTGCTTACATACAAAGTATTGTCCTTTATAAAGTAACACTACGTTTAAGGATTAAGCTAAGGATTTCTCTTGTTG comes from the Phaseolus vulgaris cultivar G19833 chromosome 8, P. vulgaris v2.0, whole genome shotgun sequence genome and includes:
- the LOC137824086 gene encoding putative 4-hydroxy-4-methyl-2-oxoglutarate aldolase 2 gives rise to the protein MALVTTAEVCDANPQLILSGELRALKPIFQIYGRRQVFSGPIVTLKVFEDNVLVREFLEEKGNGRVLVVDGGGSLRCAILGGNPVVQAQNNGWAGIVVNGCIRDVDEINGCDIGVRALGSHPMKANKKGMGEKHVPINIAGTRISDGEWLYADTDGILISRTELSV